In Plasmodium vivax chromosome 14, whole genome shotgun sequence, the genomic window GCACTGAAATAAAGGACACGATgaaatgcaattttttaatcgtaacaaaatttgttattttaacTTAGAATTTGTCTGTTGAGGACTAAAAAGTTGCAAGAATATgagacacaaaaaaaaaaaaaacaactaagaaaacattttgttttatttgtttattatattatttttataaatttgttctatagaaaaaaattcattttttttttttatgaatttatgGGATTACAGAGCACTagcaaattattttgtatttgtttattttttttttttaaagtgcatTCGTAAAAACATCTTCATGTTGTAAACATATTCCACTTTTGTTCACTTGTaggcatatatattataaatataactttgttcatataaaaaaaattatgcttattttttttaaaagtgatttatgaattatttatataatttttttcgcatttttctaATGCTTAGCAGTTTTGTTGTATATTTTGTTCTTGtgtttaacaaaattaatgaaaaagggattaaatatataaaagcaacggtaaagaaaaagaatcacttagtgaaaaattattagatGAAAATTGTTAAACATGTCAGAAGGGCGGATGAtgatttaactttttttttcccgcgctaatataaatatatgcatatatacatatacattctTACATACATTTTGTGTATATCACATTTTGAGGAATGCTGACAAAGGCATCTTAATAAAATACTCGATAGGGAGACAGCATCCATGTCTTTTACATATGCCTTGTTAACTGTGAAtggatttccttttttttatgccaaaAGTATGACGAATGATAAACCACTCCTTTTTGCTATATTTATTGGTGCATTTAAGTTCATATGACGgctgtacatataaatgctTATCAGTGCATCGAGTAATCATAATGTTGCAGAGGCTGCATTACATTTCCTTCGgaatgaaagaaaaacgtagggaatattttaaaatgataagaacgaaaaaaaaaagcaacaagaaaagtgatcatttttttttatatagtatTTCGATAATTAAGTAATGAATCTttaatgatttttatttagagaaagaaaaaaaaacaataataaaattgttttatttgtaaaattaatataaaaaagaaattatttcaattaatataaattatttaacttATGATCTTGAATAATTGTAATGTTAAGCGCTTTGAAAGCCATTACATTTTTGGGTGCACATTAATACATTagcaataaataattttgctcAGACACAATTAAACACAGGTATACAAAAACTGAGtagtagaaataaaataatatcgaattttttaatacgaaaaaggaagttaTAAAGAGATACACATAGAATGTCTCTTTTATATGTGATGGTTGAAGGCGCATACGAAAAACCACGGCTTTCCTTTGCTGTTATCCTGTTCTATAGTTCATTAAATTTAgctatataatgaaaaaggggaatcgggtttttaaaaaatacattaatgTGTACTTATACAAGCACACAGTTTGCTATTCatattgttttataaaacagTAGCGATTTTGTATAAGTCTTCTTACTTACcgaaattaatttattcctttttttttttcactccttGTAATTATGCACACTATGTTacgttttatataattatgaaagGGCAtgagggtgaaaaaaaaacaacaaactGTGGCttaattattcctttttttttatttttttaattttcgaAAGAttcgaatgaaaaaatatgcaactGATAGGAATACTTATTGGCTActaagaacaaaatttttatttcctattGAGAATCTTTCAAATAGAAAGTAAGGTTAAATATGATGATGCCCAGTTgctaaatatattttatgctcTCATCAACAAATGTCGGGGATTTTTTCTTGCTCTATAGCTTATGGgcaattaaaataaagaaagaaGTGTATTAATACGAATATGCTATTGTAatttccctttcctttttttttacgtgcatTTATGTTACACATctcataatatttaaattaaaagagaCTAataaggattttttttttaatagagCAAATATAGATTTTAGTGTCTATGTTTTGGAAGGCACAAagttaaaatatgttttttacattctggaattacaatttatattataattaaacacAGTCCATGATGTCTGCTTCTAATTCGTTAATAAGTTTTGTTCATGCGATTTTACGTGCACacttttacatataaattaaaacaaaacatCTTTTCTTAACCATGTGCACTATCAACATTTACACATATGAATttatacatgtatgcatacatatacataataaaaaaaacatacatacgtatacatatatatacgtttcttatgcaaaaatatgatcTAGGAAACtaaattcattttaagaAACAACCATGTGCGCGTGAATATAAATCGTACAATTGGTCAAATACTTAGggtgtttatttattattgctCTTCAATATTGCAGATTTAGTCCATTCCTAATTTAAGCggttattttattcatgCTTTTATGAATACATTTGGTCTTTCTTTTTGGTCCTGTATCATCATTtgtgtttttccttcattaTATGGAAACTTcatgttcgtttttttttttttttgttgttgttgtaGTAGTTGTAGTAGTTGTTGTTCttcttgttcttcttctttcatTATGATTGCAATATATTAATGGATAAAACTTATAATTTGTTCtcattaaaatttacatttatttatgcgTATAtgtccaaaaaaatattgtataattgtgtatgaatgaaaaaaaaaaatgtggggattttatataatttataattatataaaaatagggGGACCGTTATTATGTGCATAGACGTTCTTAATGAACAGGATAAGAATTAGATCTTTTCAGTaaccatttatttttttttggatttaaatttttttgcgtattcTTTTGCAAgttttttcgtaattttctttgctcttttttttactttcttttGTTTACGTTTACCTTCTGCCTCTtgaaattcttttaaaaacgaTTGAGCAATGTCTTCTAAGGtttctaaatatttttcgtcAACTGGGAAAAGTGGTTTAAATGGTGGTTTGCTTACTGgttctacttttttttctacagtTTCAACGAATGTTGTTGGTTGTTCTTCTGCAGGTTTTTCACTTTCTGCggtttcttctccttcagcggCTTTTTCAGTGGCTTCTTCTTTAGTGGCTCCTTCTTCAGTGGCTCCTTCTTCAGTGGCTCCTTCTTCAGCGGCTCCTTCTTCAgcggcttcttctccttcagcaacttcttctccttcagcaacttcttcaccttcagcaacttcttcaccttctacagcttcttctccttcagcaacttcttctccttcagcaacttcttctccttcagcaacttcttctccttcaacgacttcttctccttcaacgacttcttcaccttctacaggttcttcaccttctgcATATTCTTCACCTTCTACAGGTTCTTCACCTTCCGCATATTCTTCAACTTCTACAggttcttcaccttctacaggttcttcaccttctgcatattcttcaccttctacaggttcttcaccttctgcgtattcttcaccttctacaacttcttcatcctctacgacttcttcttctccttctacaacttcttcttcttctccttctacaacttcttctccttcttcttctacaacttcttcttctccttcttctacagcttcttcttctccttcttctacagcttcttcctcttcttctgaTAATCCTTCTTCAGCATTTTCATTTGCACCATCCTTTGCTAATGTTCTTGACACTCTTAAACCTAATGCCTGTTTAGTGTTATTTTCTTCACCGGAGGATTTCTTATTTACATTCTACAAAATAAGCAAGTGGTTATTACAGTTTGAAAATGCATGAATTTGCTTGtccatttattatataaaaataaaaaatgtataaatgaAGCGTATAGGAAACGTATAAAGGCATATATAGAATATAAAGAAAGAACAGTCTAAtagaatgtttttttattttgtttttatccTTTGTCTTACAGAACTGGATCCATTTTTTGCGGTAATTAGgagaaagaacaaaaatattttcataaagaagaaaaaaagagttatttttcctcttttgatatatttcataaaagaTTCCATATTtctgaatttaaaaatggtggTGATGTTTTCTATATatactttaaaaatgctaCAGTTAAAGAACTGCcaggttttttttatctgtttatttttattaaatatacaaattacAAATTACAAATTATGGAAAAATCAGAAAccaattaataatttataaaaaaaaaaaacagaaaaattattaatattatttaatttataatataaattcttTGTTTAGAATAAcctattatttatattttaaaaaaaaataaataacttttttttatttttggttACAAACTAAATAgcgttaatttattttgttctttttttttttttggggataTTATTTGTGCACaaattactatttttttagaaaataagcgggaaaagtgaaaattacaaaatataaaaaaaagcaaaaaggtaGAAAACAAATATTCGAAAACCGACACAAGTaaaacccccttttttttattcatgtaaagaattattttatattactaaaaaatatatatatgaaacgGAGATATAGAAATAGAACCAAAtagatggaaaaaatataggtagaaaatatatatacaagaAAACCCGTTTATAtactgttaaaaaaataaattacggGTTGCATGTAAAATAATGGGTAATTCATGAAGCACTTTTCTACTAAATTGTCATTTTAGTAGAAAAGTGCTATCGTTTGACTGAATCATGGTGActtatatgtaaaatttacaacaaaagaaaaattattgaatatattttttccgttaATTAAAGTTTTTGTTCTATGTGTTctatttataacaaaatgattcatttaattttttttaaatgatcaAATTCTATGAAATATTCTTTCGCGGAGTagacaaagaaaaaaaaaaaaaattaagagaaAATGAGAATTTAAATTGTTcctatatgaaaaattacggtagaacaatttttttatatagtaaaaaaaaaaaaaaaaaaaaaaagattggTAAAATAAAGCCTAGAAGGTAACATTTTCTTATGTTTTCCTAttaaattgataaaataaaaaaaaaagaggttaGACAATGCATATTATATAGgtttaacaattttgtacatatttttatttatgcattttatcTAAATTATAAACGTTTATCTAAAAATTGTTCCCATAAAAAGGGggttcacctttttttttattattataaatgcaGCAAGGTGGCACtcttataataaaatataattagttAAGAGGAGGCTATGCaatacataatttaaataaataggCAACAtacatgtttatatatgtttatatatatttatttatgagTGGATGCAAAAGATTAGTCTAGTCTAAATGGACAATTCAATTATGTCTTTCAgcctttatattttttcttaaagaTATCAGTATAGTATATTCAGTATTGAA contains:
- a CDS encoding hypothetical protein (encoded by transcript PVX_101530A) yields the protein MESFMKYIKRGKITLFFFFMKIFLFFLLITAKNGSSSNVNKKSSGEENNTKQALGLRVSRTLAKDGANENAEEGLSEEEEEAVEEGEEEAVEEGEEEVVEEEGEEVVEGEEEEVVEGEEEVVEDEEVVEGEEYAEGEEPVEGEEYAEGEEPVEGEEPVEVEEYAEGEEPVEGEEYAEGEEPVEGEEVVEGEEVVEGEEVAEGEEVAEGEEVAEGEEAVEGEEVAEGEEVAEGEEVAEGEEAAEEGAAEEGATEEGATEEGATKEEATEKAAEGEETAESEKPAEEQPTTFVETVEKKVEPVSKPPFKPLFPVDEKYLETLEDIAQSFLKEFQEAEGKRKQKKVKKRAKKITKKLAKEYAKKFKSKKK